In Sander vitreus isolate 19-12246 chromosome 7, sanVit1, whole genome shotgun sequence, a genomic segment contains:
- the LOC144520487 gene encoding tumor necrosis factor receptor superfamily member 14-like, giving the protein MIACVLMHSTLVILGYVAAFMTPGLGCLPQEYATRDGQCCPMCHEGGVVRKDCTLQSGTQCSSCANGTFMNKPNGLSSCIPCTICDQGHGLFVKQKCTTTTDTVCDVLSGYFCKELMDDTGCSLAQKHTHCAPGERIKEPGTRKTDTVCEQCQPGYFSKDGVNCTDWTICLDTQVKVTEGSTSSDVVCGTASRQHYLYIPIILLALTVPGLVITGRLTSKK; this is encoded by the exons ATGATAGCCTGCGTTTTAATGCATTCGACATTGGTGATCTTGG GGTATGTCGCTGCTTTTATGACACCAGGACTGGGATGTCTTCCACAGGAATATGCAACAAGGGATGGACAGTGCTGTCCGATGTGCCACGAAG GTGGAGTTGTTCGAAAAGACTGCACACTACAGTCAGGCACACAGTGCAGCTCATGTGCAAATGGGACTTTTATGAACAAACCCAACGGCCTGAGTAGCTGTATCCCCTGCACCATCTGTGACCAAG GTCATGGTCTCTTTGTCAAACAGAAGTGCACAACAACAACGGACACAGTCTGTGATGTTTTAAGTGGGTATTTCTGCAAAGAGTTGATGGATGATACAGGATGTAGTTTggcacaaaaacatacacactgtGCACCCGGTGAGAGGATAAAAGAACCtg GAACCAGGAAAACTGACACCGTGTGTGAACAGTGTCAGCCAGGCTATTTTTCAAAGGATGGTGTGAATTGCACCGATTGGACTAT TTGTTTAGATACCCAAGTAAAGGTCACAGAAGGAAGCACGAGCAGTGATGTTGTCTGTGGAACTGCTTCAAGACAGCATTACCTTTATATACCTATAATATTATTAGCATTAACAGTCCCTGGGCTTGTGATCACAG GCAGACTAACATCAAAAAAATAA
- the las1l gene encoding ribosomal biogenesis protein LAS1L — MKKKSSEKKRHVVAWANKAEWDQVLEYLYSKDSALQRYALQRISAWRGRYANSTPVAVDCTADLVRCQVLDRSGRLDGDDLVLLYGAGLVRFVNLITERQQGRTARPLRRLAGKLNIPEWVVDLRHDITHRKLPTLKWCRKGCKVVLEWLQQEYWSRQLGGGPNEDWESESDGEEEESDLKRQGDELLARQKEMEAYKNARELLISFEKEQYQAFDGLPEDKEKNLWPAPFADMSWLLGEIKQFALQSSNLLVDVLLEDGFLVPTVEQLETLGCDTSDNTSPTEPRLAQTFLRFWLPLLKMLNSPAFIHLLLEKLFGELKVLAKEQNNHRAFYLSGWIAELILCNGNKFEYHFETKGQKKARMKDRIFVNRIQLRWQQLLSACLDAPCISTPHLLQLILDDMEHPLPLETRQRLFQLCSIYTQSSHSECDTSPAQKQQPIYTLESLHEKLQHSRRRSTAVAERSESSQEYSWADAHAEKARLLRGSPWQLCSDKVLWKNYPLGKVPGQSDDPSCLMVENYSTMTVFDQPVELESNTTHNVPGAPVRTADGLLWNHSDVNKLKSGLQLF, encoded by the coding sequence atgaagaaaaagagcTCCGAGAAAAAACGCCATGTGGTGGCATGGGCCAACAAAGCTGAGTGGGACCAAGTTCTGGAGTATCTTTACTCGAAGGACTCCGCCTTACAGAGGTACGCACTGCAGAGGATATCGGCTTGGAGAGGCAGGTATGCCAATAGCACTCCTGTGGCAGTGGACTGCACAGCGGACCTGGTGAGGTGCCAGGTGCTGGACCGGTCCGGACGGCTGGATGGAGATGATCTGGTCTTGCTTTATGGAGCAGGGCTGGTGAGGTTCGTCAATCTGATCACCGAGCGACAACAGGGCAGAACAGCCCGCCCTCTGAGGCGGCTGGCTGGGAAGTTAAACATCCCAGAGTGGGTCGTAGACCTGAGGCACGATATCACACACAGGAAGCTTCCTACCTTAAAATGGTGTCGAAAGGGATGCAAGGTGGTTCTAGAGTGGCTGCAGCAGGAGTACTGGTCCAGGCAGTTGGGAGGTGGGCCTAATGAGGACTGGGAATCCGAGTCggatggagaggaggaagagagtgaCCTAAAACGCCAAGGAGACGAGCTCCTTGCCAGGCAAAAAGAAATGGAGGCCTACAAGAATGCACGGGAACTTCTGATATCTTTTGAGAAGGAGCAGTACCAGGCTTTTGATGGGCTTCCTGAAGACAAAGAGAAGAACTTGTGGCCAGCCCCCTTTGCAGACATGAGCTGGCTACTAGGTGAGATCAAGCAGTTCGCTTTGCAGTCAAGTAATCTGCTGGTTGATGTGTTGCTGGAGGATGGATTTCTAGTTCCTACTGTTGAACAACTGGAAACATTAGGCTGCGATACTTCTGACAACACCAGTCCCACTGAACCCAGACTCGCTCAAACCTTCCTGCGTTTTTGGCTGCCCCTGCTGAAGATGCTCAACTCGCCTGCCTTTATTCATCTCCTTCTGGAGAAGCTGTTTGGTGAATTGAAAGTGCTCGCCAAAGAGCAGAATAATCACAGGGCTTTCTACCTTTCTGGTTGGATTGCAGAACTCATCCTCTGTAACGGCAACAAATTTGAATACCATTTTGAAACAAAGGGACAGAAGAAGGCCAGAATGAAGGACAGGATCTTTGTAAACCGCATCCAGCTGAGGTGGCAACAGCTGCTCTCGGCATGCCTGGATGCTCCCTGTATCAGCACGCCTCACTTGCTCCAGTTAATCCTGGATGACATGGAGCATCCTCTCCCTCTGGAAACCCGACAGAGGCTGTTCCAGCTCTGCTCCATCTACACACAGTCTTCACATTCCGAATGTGATACTTCTCCGGCGCAGAAACAGCAGCCCATATACACACTGGAGAGTTTGCATGAGAAGCTGCAGCATTCACGTCGCCGTTCCACAGCTGTAGCGGAGAGGAGCGAGTCCTCCCAGGAGTACAGTTGGGCAGATGCTCACGCTGAAAAAGCCAGATTGCTCAGAGGTTCTCCATGGCAGCTGTGCAGCGATAAGGTTTTGTGGAAGAACTATCCTCTTGGTAAAGTCCCCGGACAGTCTGATGACCCTTCATGCCTCATGGTGGAGAACTACTCAACAATGACTGTCTTTGACCAGCCGGTGGAGTTGGAGagtaacacaacacacaatgtCCCAGGAGCACCAGTGAGAACAGCTGATGGCCTTCTTTGGAACCACAGTGATGTTAATAAGCTTAAATCTGGACTGCAACTTTTTTGA